The stretch of DNA GAAGAAACGCGCACGCAGATGGTCGCGGACATCCGCGGCAGGCTGCAGAAGATGGGCGATGTGAACCTCACGGCGATCGAGGAATACGAGGAGCTCGAGAAGCGGCACGCCTTTCTGCAAACGCAGATGCGCGATCTGAACCAGGCGCGGGAAGCGTTGCTGGGTGTCATCGAGCGCAGCGACAAGCGCATCCGCGAGATGTTCATGGACACGTTCAACCGGATTGGCGAGAATTTCGGCCACTATTTCCGGCGCTTGTTCAACGGCGGTCAGGCGCGCGTGTACCTGATCGACGAGGACGATCCGCTCGAAAGCGGCATCGAGATCGAAGCGCGGCCGCCGGGCAAGAAGCCGACGTCGATATCGTTGTTGTCAGGCGGCGAAAGCGCGATGACTGCCGTCGCGCTGCTGTTCAGTATTTTCAAGGCCAAACCGAGCCCGTTTTGCGTGCTGGACGAGGTGGACGCGCCGCTCGATGACGCGAACATCGGCCGCTTTCTGGGTTTGCTTGAAGAGTTCGTCGATCAGAGCCAGTTCGTGGTCATCACGCACAACAAGCAGACGATGGCGAAGGCGGACGCGCTCTACGGCGTCACGCAGCAGGAACGCGGCGTTTCACAACTGGTGAGCGTGAAGTTCGACGGGAAGTAGCATCGCGAAGCGGCATACGTTGAGACTTTCCTGGAAACGCCCATTGGTCGTTTGGTGTTGCGAACTCCTGAGGAATCGTAGAGAATTGAACGACAGCAGGAGTCTGGAAGATGGCCGAGCGCATATCGATCGATCCGAATATATGTCATGGAGAGGCGTGCGTGAAAGGTACGAGAATTCCGGTGCACCTCATTCTGCGTATGTTGGCGAACGGCGATACCGAAGCGGAACTCCTTACGGAGTATCCCTCCCTCACGCACGAAGACATTCTGGCCTGTCTGGATTACGGAGCGTCGTTGGCGGAGGAACAGATCACTCCGCTTGACGCACTGTCCGCGGGCGCATGAAACTGATCGTTGACGAGCACATTCCATTGATGACCGTTCGGGCGCTACGTGATTTGGGACACGACGTGCTGGACATTCGTGGAACCGAGCGGGAAGGACTGCCCGACACCGCTCTGTGGGCTCTCGCCCAAGGCGAGACACGTACACTGATTACGACGGACAAAGGGTTTTCGCAATACAGACAGTCCGCGCATTATGGAGTTCTAATTGTGAGGCTTCGGCGGCCGAACAGGCACAATATTCACTCGCGCATCATGCAGGCCATTAGCCAGTTCGGCGAAACGGAGTGGCCCAACCTGCTCGTCACGATGCGTGACGTGGCGCAGAGCGTTACCCGGAGCCGGGCAAGTTCCTGAATCAACCAGGTATGCGAGGTGATCCACCGTGAGTAACATGATGGACCGTCTGCATGAAATCCGGGCGGCGCCCGCTGAAGCAACCAGAGACTTGCGCCCGGAAGACTACGACCGTCCATTTCCTCGAAATGGCGTCCACTGCGACGCGGAAATGCCGCAATCAGAACCCGGCGAAGGACCACCGTTGTATTGCGTTGTTGGCATCATTTCGGGCGAAGGCCGGAACACAAACGCGAGAGTCGTTAGCCCTCTTTGCCCAACCTGCGGCAAGACGACGATTTTCGAGTACTGATCTGCGCGGGTGCATCCCTCGCGCTGCCCAAGTTAGAATGAACGTCCTCCACCTTTTCAGCAACGCGAAGTTTACCGGGCCGGCGGAATTGGCGTTGAACCTTTGCGTCACGCTGCGGTCGCTTGGGGTGGGGGTAGACTTGGCGTTTCCGGCGTTGCCGACGGGGCGCGCGCACACGTTGCTTGATACGGCGCGGGCGCGGGGCATCGAACCCATCCTCGATTTACGCTTGAGCAAGCACGAGAATCCGGTAGTGAATTGGCTGGATGCGCGGGCGCTGGCGCGGTTTCTGGATAGGTCGCCGTACGACCTGATTCATTGCCATTTGGATAACGACCATCGTATCGCCCTGGCCGCGACCCGCGTTCGCGGTATCCCCGTGGTCCGGAGCAGTTACGAGGGTCTGGGACTGTCCAAGCCCCGGCGCCACCGGCCGCTACTCCGCCGGACGGCGCGGTTGTTCCAGCCGTCGCAGCGGGCGCTTCGGCACGACCATGAAACCTACGGGTATCCCCTGGGGTCTATGCAAGTAGTTTCAGGGGCTATAGATGTGGCGCGATTCGACCCTGCCCGTGAAGTACCCGATGGCCGGGGCAAGCTTGGAATTCCGGCGGGGGCGTTTGTTATCGGCATCGTGGCGCGTATGCAGACACATAGACGATACGAGGACTTCTTCAGCGCGATGCGGCTGCTGACCGACGCGGGCGTTGATGCGCATGCTATAGTAGTGGGTCGCGGCACGAACCAGGAGTCCGTGGGGAAGGTCCCCGCGCGCCGCATTGGGCTGGGCGATCGGGTCCATTTTCCGGGTTACGTCAGCGGGGACGACTACGTTGGCGTGCTGGGCGCATTCGACACCAAGGTTTTTCTCGTTCCCGGAAGCGACGGAACATGCCGCGCAGTGCGCGAGGCCATGGCGATGGGAAAGCCCGCGGTCGTTTCCGAGCGCGGGATGCTTCCCGAGATCGTAGCGGACGGTGTGGACGGATTCGTTTGCGACGGGTCGCCGGAGGCGCTGTACCGGGCGTTGAGCGCGCTGGCTACAGACAGGCCGCGCCGCGAGCGCATGAGCCGCGCCGCGCGGAACAAGGCGGTTTCGACGTTTTCGCTCGAGGCGCAGGCGCGCGCAGTGTTGACGGGCTATGAGGCCGTTCTCGAGGAACGGCGGGCGTAATGTAAGGCGAATCGACGTGTTCCTTCAGATCAAAGAGGTGCTCTTCCGAATTCTGACCAAGCTGTTCCTGCCGAGCCTTGCGCGGAACATGGAGCAGGAAGGGACGTTCCAGATGTTCGAGGGGGGGAGCGCGATTACCGACGAGAACGAGTACTTCCGCATCTACGACAACGGCGCGGACGTGACCATCTTCGTGTTTTCGGGAATGGACGTGCTCTTCGCGGGAGAACCGCGGTTCGAGTTTCGCAAGCAACTCGAGGGCATCGGGCACCCGACGAACTTTGTGTTCATTCGCGAGTTGCGGCGGACGGCATACCACAATTCGCCCAGCGGCGAATCGGACGGCCTCGAGTACTACACGCGCAAGGTGGACGAACTGAAGCGGCAGTTGGGCGCGCGCGTGAACATCGCGATGGGCGCGTCGGGCGGCGGCAGCGCGGCGTTTTACTTTGGCACGCGGTGCGGTTTCGATCACGTGATCGGGTTTAGCCCGGCGTTTCCCGAAACGGTATGGACGGGGCTGGGAAACCAACTGCGCGCAATTGCGGACTTAGGGCTGTTGTTCACGCGACCGCTCGATTACTTCGAGGTCATTCTTGTAGCGCTGGCCGCGAATGTCATCAAACATACGCTGAACCGAACGATTCCGCCGGACCGCATGTGGGACGTGTACCCGCGTTATCGCGACGCGAACCCGCGGCCGACGGGCACGATCATTTACGGGGAGCGCTGCCGACCCGACGCGGCGCAGGCGGAAATCTGCAAGACGATAGCGGGAGTGCATCTGATGCCGCTCGCGACGGGCCGCCACAATGGCCCGGGATTCCTGAAGGAACGCGGCGAACTTGCGGACACGCTTACGAGCGAGATTCGAACGGTGCTGCGGCGTTTGGACGTGCCGCTGGCGCCGGCCCCTTCACTTCAGGACCGGCCCGTCGATTTGCAGTCTAGCCCGGTCCCCGTGACGGAGTGAGGGCGTTGGACGCATTCGACCAATCTAACCTGACGCGGACGCAACTCGCGCTTTGGCTTGGGCAGAAGCTGCACCCCGACACACCGTTATACCATTCCTCGATGGGGCTTATTATCCCCAAGCGGATTGACCCGGCCGCGTTTACCGCGGCGTTCAAGAAGCTCGTGGAATGCAGCGACGCCTTGCGGACCGTCGTCACGCTCGAACATGGCGTGCCGCAGCAGCACGCGCTTGAAGCGATCGCGTTCGATGTCGACTATGTCGATTTCTCGTCCGAGGCGGATCCGCACGCGGCGTATTGCGCGTGGTCAGACGAGCGCTGCCACCGCCCGTTCGACTTTCAGACGCGTCTGTTCGACTGCGCGCTGGCAAAGCTCGCCGACGACCAGTACGTGTGGTACACCTGCCAGCACCACATTATCTGCGACATGTTCTCGTTTCTCATTGCGATTCAGTACATGTCGGCGCTCTACGAGAAGGCGCTCGAAGGGACGCTGGACGAGGTCGAGCCGTTTCCGGCGTTCGCCGCGTACATCGAGGAGGAACTTGCGAACCGCGGCGCGCTGGGCGATGCGCAACAGCGCGCGTACTGGGAAGCGCGGCTAGCGCGCGAGCCCGATCCGATCTCGTTCTACGGCAAGCCGGTGCCGCGGCTGGTGGGCGCGAACTATCGCGAGAACGTGGATCTTGGCGAGAAACTGTCGCGGCAGATACGCGAGTTGGCTTGCGAGCTAACGGCGACGACGAAATCGGGCCACGCCGCGCAGTTCAATATTTTTGCGGCGATTTTGTTCGCGTACCTCAATCGAATTTGCTCGGTGAACCGCCCGTCACTGGGGATGCCGTTCCACAACCGGCGCGACGACGTCCGCAAGCAGACCGTCGGCGTGTTCATGAGCGTATTGCCGCTGAGCGTTGACATCGATGATGGCGATACCCTGATGTCGCTGCTCGACAAGATTGGCGCCGAGGCGGCGTCCAACCTTCGCAACAGCCCGTATTTCATCCACAACTTGATGCACACGCAGGCGCACGACGTGTTGGTGAACGGATTGTTCGCTCCATTTCCGGAGTTTGCAGGCGTCACGTGCGACATGCATTGGCCGCTGTTCCGCAACGTGCTCGATCCGATCGTGCTGAATTTCTACGAGAACCCGGCCACCGGCAATTTCGGGAACGTGTTCATCTTCAATTCGGCGATTTTTAACGCGGAGATGCGCCAGCTACTTATCCACGATTACGACCGGGTGGCGCATGCGTTGCTGGACAATCCGAACACGGCGATTCGCGACATCGATTTGCTGTCGGATGCCGACAAACGGCGATTGCTGGTCGAGTGGAGCGGATCGGATGCGCCGTTCCCCGAGAAGCAAACGATCCATCAACTGTTCGAGGCGCAGGTGGAGCGCACACCGGATGCGGCCGCCGTGGCCTTCGAGGGGCGCACGCTTTCGTATCGCGAGCTGAATGCGCGCGCAAATCAACTTGCCCGCCATCTGAAGGAACTCGGGGTCGAGAAAGAGGTCCTGGTGGGCCTGTGTGTCGAACGGTCGCCGGAAATGGTGATCGGTCTGCTCGGCATTTTGAAAGCTGGCGGCGCGTACGTGCCGCTCGATCCCGCGTATCCATCGGACCGGATCGCGTTCATGCTCGAGGATTCGGGCGTGCACTTCCTCGTCACGAATGAGCGGTTACGCGCGACGCTGCCGACGAACGGCGCGAAGGTCGTATGTCTGGACAGCGATTCGGAGACGATCGCCGGGCGCGGTTCGGAGAACCTCGTCAACGGCGTCGAGGCGGGCAACCTTGCGTATGTGATCTATACGTCCGGATCGACGGGCAAGCCTAAGGGGAGCATGCTCGAACACCGCGGCGTGTGCAATCTGATTTCGCACAAGGCGCGGGTGCTGCAAGTTGGCCCGGGCAGCCGCGTGCTCCAGTTCTGCTCGCTGAACTTCGACCCGTCGGTATGCGAAATATTCATGACCTTGTGCAGTGGCGGAACGCTGTATTTGGTGCCGCAGGAGAAGGTAAGGGCGCCGGACGAGATTGCGCGCATTCTAAAGCACGAACGGATCAACGCGGCGCTGATGACGCCGTCATTGCTTCGGTCGCTCCCCAACGAGGAACTTCCGGATTTGAAAGTGATCGAATCCGGCGGAGAGGTGTGTTCGGCATCGCTGGTGACGCGCTGGGGCAAGGGACGGAAGTTGTTCAACGCGTACGGTCCGACCGAGGCGACGGTGTGCGTGTCCGAGGCGTTGTGCGACGCGGGGACCAGCGAGGACCCGCCGATCGGAAAGCCAATACCGAATACGCGTCTGTATGTGTTGGACGATCAGATGCGACTGGTTCCGCCCGGCGTGCCCGGCGAGTTGTATATCGGCGGCGTGGGAGTGGGGCGCGGTTACCTGAACCGTCCGGATCTCACCGCGGAACGGTTTGTGAAGAACCCATTCAACGGGATCGGCGGCGATCGGTTGTACCGGTCCGGCGACCGTGTGCGGTACCGTGAAGATGGAAACATCGAATTCCTTGGCCGCGTCGATCAGCAGGTGAAAATCCGCGGGCATCGCGTCGAACTTGGCGAGATCGAATCGGTGCTTATTCAGTTTCCGGACGTTCGCGAGTGTGTGGTGGATGCGCGCGAGGACGCTTCGGGCGAAACGAAGCTTGTGGCGTATGTCGTGCCTCGGCGCACTGGACAGCTCTTCGACGGCGAACTCAAGGGGTTTCTCCGCATGCTGCTGCCGGAGTATATGCTGCCGGCCGCGTACGTGACGCTCGATACGCTTCCGCTGAACACGAACGGAAAGATCGATCGGCAGGCGCTTCCGAAGCCCGACCGCCAGGCGCACGCTCACACGGAAGCGGACTCGCCGCGCGATTCCATCGAACTCGAGTTGAAACTGATCTGGGAGCGCGTGCTCGAGGTTAGCCCCATCGGCGTTTCAGACCATTTTTTCGATGTTGGCGGCCATTCGTTGTCGGCAGTGCATCTCATGGACCAGATTCACCGGCACTTTGGCGTGCGGCTCTCGCCGGCCACCCTGTTCGACTCGCCGACGATCGAGTCGCAGGCCGGACTGATTCGCGACAGCAACAAGAGCGTTCCCGCGCCCATCGTCGTACCGTTGCACGGCGCGGGCACGAAGACGCCGTTTTACTGCATCCATCCCGCGCCGGGCACGGTGTTCTGTTACATGCCGATCGTCGCGCATTTGGACGAAGACCGGCCGTTTTACGGGATTCAAGCGCCGACCGTGGACGGCGTGGGGACGGTCATCACGTCGATACCGGAAGCGGCGCGCATGTACATCGCGGCGATTCGCGAGCAGCAGCCACATGGCCCATACATGTTGGGTGGCCATTCGTCGGGAGGGAACATTGCGTTCGAGATGGCGCAGCAGTTGCGGGCGCAGGGCGAAGAGGTCCGCCTGCTCGTGATGCTCGACAGCATGGCCCCCGTGCCGGGTGGCCGTTCGGAAGATTTGTACCGCATCATCGTGGACGTGACGAACGACACGATCTGGCTCGCGAGTATCGTTCTGCTGGTCGAGCATTTCTTCTCAGCCAACCTGGGCGTCACGTACAAGCAGCTTCGCGGGATGCCGATGGAGCGGCAACTCGAAACCGTGCTGGACGCGTTGAAGCGCATCAAGTTTGTGGCGCCGACGGCGGATACGGGCGCCATTCGGGGCATGGTCGAGAATTTCAAGCGCACGCTGCAATCGACCATGCAATACCGGCCGGACGTGTATGACGGGAAAATCGCGTTTCTGCGCACGAACGATTTGTTCACCGCGATGCCGGACGGAATCATGGTGGAATCGATACTGAAATACATCAAGGCGCTCGTCACGAATTGGCGCGTGTCGCTGCGCGTGCTTCCGCAGATTTTGCGCGACATGTTGACGACGCTGTTCCGCTCCGGCGCGCTGCGGAAATACTTTTCCGACGAGTCGCTCGGCTGGCGGCGCTACACAACCCAGCCGGTGTCGGTGCATCCGGTCCCCGGAAACCACATCACGATGCTGACCGAACCGAATGCGAAGGACGTTGCGAGGATACTTTCGGAGTGTCTCGACACCGCGGACTCGACGGCGGCGCGCTGATCGGGCTATTGTTCCATGCCGCCTGGGCCGAGCGGCGAGGCGGGTCGACGGGCTGTTATTGGGGAGAGCCATCGAAGCGGTGGGGGTCCCGGTGCGCGGAGCGCTTCCGACCGGCGCGACGTGTTACAGGCCAGCGTGGTTGACGAGCTGGCGCGTGATGAGGCGCACAAGACGCAGCGTGAGCCAACGGGGCGAAAGCCTCACGAGGAACGCGGCGAACTGCGTGAAGAACGGCGCCGCGATGGCGCGTTTACCCAAGGTATTCAGCGCAAGCGCGGCAATACTCTCCGGTGTCGACGAGTACTGCTGAATCCGGTCGCAGTCCTCCTTCGAGAACCCTTCGGTCCTGAAGAAGTCCGTCTTCATTCCCGCGGGGCACACTGTCAAGCAGTCGATCGGCGAGTTCCGCAGTTCGCCCCACAACGATTCGCCGAAGTGCAGCAGAAACGCTTTCGACCCGCAGTACACGGATTCGTAGGGGCAGGAGATAAACGCTTGCAGCGAGGACACGATGATGACCGCTCCGGCGTTGCGTTCGAACATTTGTGGGAGATACGCACGCGTGAGCAGAACGGGCGCAAGGCAGTTTAGTTTCACGAGCAGTTCGAGCTTCGCGGGGTCGCGGGTCTCAAAGTTTCCGCCGTGCGCCACGCCGGCGCAGTTTACGAGAATGCCGATGGGAATATCGGATGTGAATTCGACCAGCCGCGCTACTGCGCGGTCTGACGCGAGGTCGAGTTCCAGCGGCCGGCATGCGATGGCATGCTTTTCCGACAGTTCATGCGCCAACGCGGACAGCGCTTCCTCACCCAATCCGACGAGCACGCAATTCACGCCCGCCGCGGCGATCTGCCGTGCGAACTCGCGTCCCAATCCGGACGACGCGCCGGTGACGAGCGCCCAGCCGTTGTAGTGCTTCAGGTCTTTCATGGCATTTCTGGAGTGAACTTCGGAATGGCGAGAGTGTACAGGAAGCGGGGAGGGCGTGGCAGCGCGCGCTATGTGAGCGTGTGACCGGCCGGTTCGCCGCTGCGCGCAACCTCCTCGAGAATGCGCGCGGCGGTCGCTGCACCCGTGGCGCTCGCGACGGTGGACGAGAAGCGTTGGGACGCCTCGCGGTACTTGGGATTGGACATGACTTCGTTCAGCGCATCGACCAACCATTTGGACGACGTCTTGCGCGCCTGGCTGCACAGGCCCATGCCGCGGCGCTGGAGCATTTCCCCGGTGAGCTTTTGTTCGAGCTGGTTCCACAGCGCAATCATGGGCACGCCCGCTTCCAGCGCCTGGTACATGGTGCTGTTGCCGCCGTGGAAGATAATCGCTTTGCAGTGCTTCAGCACGGCGCGGCCGGGCGCGTATTCGGCGATGCGGAAATTGGGCGGCGCCATGGCGATGGTTTCCTGCGTGGCCTGGCCGCCGGTGGTGACGACAAACCGGTACGGCAGTTTTGCGAAGTCGGCGTACACGCGGCGCAAAAGCGGATCGAGCATGCCCGTTGTGCCGAGCGAGAAATAGATGTTGGTCTGGCCATCCTGCAGTTCGTCGAACCAGTCCGGCATGGGCACCGGCGGCTCGGAAAGAATTGGGCCGACCATCTTCCAGTTCCAATCTTTTGGATACTCGTAGAGTCCGTCGAGGTCGGGCGAGATCATGGGGATGGACTTGAACAATCGGACGGAGTCGATCGGTTTCTTGTTGTACTTGGCGTAGATGGGACGGCGAAAGCGTTCGAGATAGAGCTTGTCCCACACCTGAATTGCGGGATAGGTAATTGAGGGCCACGAGACGAACTTGCCCGCGTAGGAATTCGTAATTCCCGCGGCGGGAATGCCGCGCACGTAGGCCGCGTTGCTGGCGGCGATCGAGGCGTCCCCACAAATAATGTCGGGCTTCTCCTTGTCGATTGCGTCGATGTAGCCCTGGAATATTTTGTCCAGCGGTGTCCAATGGCCGAGGTTGAGCAGATCGAGCCCGACAAACAGGAAGCCCTTGGTCTCCAAGCGATTGAAGATGTACCCGTAGTCCTGTTCCTGGACGTGTACCCACGGGAAGCCGCTCTTGACGGCGACGTTGCTGCGCCAGCCGGGCCGTTCGGGGTCCTCGACTGCGAAGACAACCTGGTGTCCCCGGTCGCGCAACACTTTGCCTATCTCGACACACCGGCAGATGTGCGAGAGCATGTAGGACATGGGCGCAAACATGAACTTGAGGGGGCGGCCATTCGCCGGTAGATTGCTCAAGAGTTCCTCCACAGCCGGACAGATTGCAGCCCTAGTCTGAGTGTAGATATTGGACAAGGATAATGAAGCGTTGGTTTCACCGCGCCCTCGGGTCAGCTAGTTGGCAACCTTGATTGCCGCAAAGTACGCCGCCTCGTAGGACCATCCGTTGGCGCAGTTCTCGACGCGGACGTCGATGTCTTTGTTTGTATAGGGCATGAGGTCGAACGTGACGGTCGTCCATTCGCCCTTGGTGCCGACGATTTTTTCGATCTTCGGTTCGTTGTTGATAGAGACCTTCAACAGGTAGTCGCCCCGCCTGTCGGACGCCGTATCGATCATCAACTGCGGGCGTCCGCCGGCGGGAACATGGAACGAGGCGACGATTGCCGCGGGCTCCGATTCGCTGACAGGATGCAGCACGAGTACGTTGTCGCGGCCCAGGGCGCTCCCACGAACGCCGGGCTGCATGTCGCGGCCGCAGGAAAGCAAGGTCCAATTGGGGTCCCACCAGTTCAATTCCTGTTGTGCGACGGGTACGGCGAGCATTTCCTTCTGATCGGTCCATTGTTCTAGCGTGGCTGGGGGCTGCGGCGATTGCGCGGCGAACGAATACGCATCCGCGGACACGGTCCCGCCGGCGCGCCGGACGATATCTTCGGTGACGCGTTGGCACGCGGGTAAGAGCGTGTTGAACGAATAGCCGGTGTGCGAGAACTTCCTGTCGGCGATTGCCGCGATGCCGCCGGTGAACGATTCTTCGATCGCGTTGAACCCCTTCATGCAGCCGAGCACGCCCGCGGCGTTCGACGGATTGCAGTCGGCGTCTTGTCCGCAACGCGTGGCGATTTCGACGGTCTTGGCGAAATCGCCGTTGCCGTAGAGCAGGCCCATGACGATGTAGGCGCCGTTGAGTTTTGCGTCGATATTGAAGGGATCGCCGGGCGCGCAGTCGACGTCGTCTTGCCACTTTTTCTCGATCTTGTTCCATGCCGCGAGCCAGTCGTCGGGCGATTCCGCGTGCCATTCGATCACATCGGATATGCACTGGTGGTATAGCGACTCTTTCGGAATGCAGGCGAGTCCCGCTTCGACGACCTTGCGCACGTCGTTGTCTTCAAAGTAGGCCGCTGTGTACATGCCGGCGACGAACATGCCGCCGTAGAGGCCGTCGCCGTAGTTCATGATGCGGCCGAAGACATCGCAGAGGCGGTTCGATTCGCGCGGAAGGCCCGGGCAGAGAATTCCAAACAGGTCTGCTTCGATCTGGAAATCGATGTCGTCTGCGTGGCGGTTGTACATGGGATGACCGGACATTGGAGGCATGATGCCGTGACGGCAATTCTCGCGGCCGTAGTGGTTTGCGTGCCAGAGCGGATAGCCGGTGTTCGCGAAGGCTTTGCCCGCCTGCTCGTAGGTTACGCCGAGGCCATGATCTTCGATGGCCTTCAGAAACGTCAGCTCGACGTAGCAGTCGTCCTGATCGATGGCGCCAGCGATGCGATCGGACGTCCACTCTCGAAGCGGATCGGTAATCGGTTTTGCGTTCGAGCGGAATTCGTAGGGCGCGCCATAGCACACGCCGATCATCTGTCCCGCCCATGCGCCCTTGCATTTGTCGAGGTATTTCTCCTTTGACAAGGTCACGGTATCGGCGGACGCAATGAATATGCTTGCATAAATCGCGGCCACGACAAATCGGTACATGTGCGCCCTCCCTGAAGGCGATTAGTCGCCTTCCACGATCCACTCCGGCGTGAACGCGGCGTGTTTGATTGACTTGCCTGCGTCGTCCGAGTGCGTATACGACACGTGGATGCGGCCGTCCTTACCCTGGATGGCCGTGGGATACGCGTAGCTGCCTTTGCGGGGTTCGCTGCGATCCAGGTGGCGCGTCCATTTCCACGTCGCGCCTTCGTCATCGGACATTGTGACGGCCAGCGAGTGACGGCCGTTTTCCGTGTCGTTGTACACGAACGCCCAGCGGCCGTCCGCCAGGTTCAACGCGGCGACGCTTGCGCCGGGGTTTGGCAGTTCCGTATCGCGTGCCGCGGACCACGTCGCGCCGTCGTCGCCCGACGTTGCGAAGAGCACGCGATTTGGCGGGCCGCCACTATCGCGGCAGAATGCGACGAGTTGCCCGCTCTTTTTGCGGAAGATGGTGGGCTGGATCGGCGCGAACCCGATGATCGGCAAGCTCGGTTTCCACGTCTCGCCGAGATCGTCGGTGATGGCGATCAATCCGGCGTTGTAGCCATCCGAATACAGCGGCACCAGGATACGGCCCGATGGCAACGCGACCGGGACCGCGCGGGTCATCCAGCCGAGCTGGCGCTTGATGCGGTCCTTCGATGCGTCGACGAGCATTTTGGTGTATTGCGGCGCGTACTCCGCCCACATTGGTTCATCGGGGTTCAGCTCCTTGAAGCGATCCTCGGTGGCTTTCGCGAATTCGTCGCCGGGCTGCAACAGGATTACGTCCTGCCACGACCAATTGGGCGCACCTTTGCCGGTGTAGTCGTCGGCGCGCCGGTATTTCAAGAGGCATTGCTCCCACTTGTTCGCCTGCACCACGACCCAGAACAGCCAGAGCCGGTCCCTCGAGTCGATGAACAAGGTTGGGTTGCAGTCGGGATGGTCCGGCGTGTCCGCCATGGTGAAGACGGGACTCCACGATTTCGCGCCCTTCTTCAGGCGGGCGCCCTGGATTTTCACATCGTTCGCGCTGCGTTCGCCGGACCCGTAGAACCAGCATGCGATGAGGTCTCCGTTCTTGCATTCGACGACGGCGCTTCCGTGGCAGTGTTTCTCCTGCGGCGGGAAGATCAGTTCCGATTGCGCCCCGGCTGACGCCCCCGTAACGAATGCGATAGCAAACAATGTAGTCATGCGGAAAGTCTCCTTGCCATGTTTAACATCAGGCTTGCCGACGTACAAATCCTTATGCGCCGCCAAAATCCAAGACCGCGCGGTATCGCACCTTCCCATCCGCGAGGCGCGCCATCACTTCGTTGATCGCGTCTGGGCGATATACCTCGATCATCGGTGTCACCTTGCCCCGTGCGGCAAGTTCTAAGACTTCCACCAAATCGTTGCGGCCGCACTGTTGCGACCCGACGATCGATATCTGGTGATCGAGCAAATGCAGCGGGTCAATCGCAATCGCGTCTTTCCCAATTGCCATCGAAATCAACTTGCCCTCGCGCCGAATCCCCGCAATCGCTTCGCTGTTGTACCGCATCAAATTCGACGTTGACAACAACACATCGACGCCACCCGCGTCCGCCAATTCCTTGCCGACATGATTGCGAACGACCAACGCCTCATCCGCGCCGATCTGCAATATCTCTTTGCGCTTTACCTCCTGCGAGGTAATCCCGATCACCTCGTGTCCATACGCTTTCGCAATCTGGATCGCGAGATGCCCCAGCCCGCCGATGCCGATGACGCCGATGCGGTCCCCCGGCTTCGG from Candidatus Hydrogenedentota bacterium encodes:
- a CDS encoding exo-alpha-sialidase gives rise to the protein MTTLFAIAFVTGASAGAQSELIFPPQEKHCHGSAVVECKNGDLIACWFYGSGERSANDVKIQGARLKKGAKSWSPVFTMADTPDHPDCNPTLFIDSRDRLWLFWVVVQANKWEQCLLKYRRADDYTGKGAPNWSWQDVILLQPGDEFAKATEDRFKELNPDEPMWAEYAPQYTKMLVDASKDRIKRQLGWMTRAVPVALPSGRILVPLYSDGYNAGLIAITDDLGETWKPSLPIIGFAPIQPTIFRKKSGQLVAFCRDSGGPPNRVLFATSGDDGATWSAARDTELPNPGASVAALNLADGRWAFVYNDTENGRHSLAVTMSDDEGATWKWTRHLDRSEPRKGSYAYPTAIQGKDGRIHVSYTHSDDAGKSIKHAAFTPEWIVEGD
- a CDS encoding alcohol dehydrogenase catalytic domain-containing protein, encoding MKSVYFSGPRRPFEVRDEDMPEPGPCEVRISTRASGVCGTDIHYWTGILPLASPWVLGHEPVGVVDALGPGVTSLRIGDRVGVSWVQEGCGRCRWCQIRKPDYCADQYSWMTLGGGHREFMIARAAGCTLLPEALDWRIAAPLFCAGYTVMSGYRNASPKPGDRIGVIGIGGLGHLAIQIAKAYGHEVIGITSQEVKRKEILQIGADEALVVRNHVGKELADAGGVDVLLSTSNLMRYNSEAIAGIRREGKLISMAIGKDAIAIDPLHLLDHQISIVGSQQCGRNDLVEVLELAARGKVTPMIEVYRPDAINEVMARLADGKVRYRAVLDFGGA
- a CDS encoding ADP-ribosylglycohydrolase family protein, yielding MYRFVVAAIYASIFIASADTVTLSKEKYLDKCKGAWAGQMIGVCYGAPYEFRSNAKPITDPLREWTSDRIAGAIDQDDCYVELTFLKAIEDHGLGVTYEQAGKAFANTGYPLWHANHYGRENCRHGIMPPMSGHPMYNRHADDIDFQIEADLFGILCPGLPRESNRLCDVFGRIMNYGDGLYGGMFVAGMYTAAYFEDNDVRKVVEAGLACIPKESLYHQCISDVIEWHAESPDDWLAAWNKIEKKWQDDVDCAPGDPFNIDAKLNGAYIVMGLLYGNGDFAKTVEIATRCGQDADCNPSNAAGVLGCMKGFNAIEESFTGGIAAIADRKFSHTGYSFNTLLPACQRVTEDIVRRAGGTVSADAYSFAAQSPQPPATLEQWTDQKEMLAVPVAQQELNWWDPNWTLLSCGRDMQPGVRGSALGRDNVLVLHPVSESEPAAIVASFHVPAGGRPQLMIDTASDRRGDYLLKVSINNEPKIEKIVGTKGEWTTVTFDLMPYTNKDIDVRVENCANGWSYEAAYFAAIKVAN